The Clostridiales bacterium genome includes the window TTTCGATGATTTTTCTACTTTTAAGCCGTGTTTTTCGGCTATCTCTTTATATCGCTTATTGTGATAATTCCCTGCCCTTGATGTGTCTTTAATATTATTTTGAAAGGCATATAAATGGCACATTTCGTGCAATAATGTTCCTGCTTTATCGATAGGCTCACGGTCAAGATAATCAGCCGATAAATTAATTTCTGGGCTTTTTTCTTCGCCGCTTTGCCAAGCATTGTAACCAGTGCACCAACCTAAAGTATTAGGCTTCCTATTAGCCTGTATCGTAATTACAGGTTTTGAAAGTGCACTTTCAAAAAATGTTTCATTTAGGTAATCGAATAAGTCATTAAATGCCTTTAATTCGTTTAAATATTTTTCGTTACAGCACATATAAATATATCCATTTTCTTGATATCTACTCCAATTATATATCATGTTAATGGATATGTCAATGGTTATATAGCAATTTTTTTGATATAATTTTAAAAAATGCACAAAGAATTCGGGAAAAAATTAAAAGAACTTAGAGAAAAATTTGGGCTATTTCAATCCGACCTTGCCAAAGAAATGGAAGTAGCCCAAAATACAATATCCAATTGGGAAAAAGGAAAATCCGAACCAAGTATAGAACAAATAATAAAATTAGCAGAAATCTTTAATACCACACCTAATGAATTACAAGGGTTTGAAAATCCCAAAAATAATATAAGCGAACTTGAACGCCGACTTATAAAAGCAGGCTTAAAAGATAAAATAAATAAACTAACAGAAGAACAATTTAATATTTTAATATCTTTAGTTGATAACTTTCTCATAGCAAACGATAATAAAAAAAACTAATTTATCTACATCGGGATAATCCCGATATTTTTTTATTAATCGTTCAAAATTACTTATCTTATGTTTAAACATTTGTTTATATAATATAACTATACAAAGAAAAAGTCAAGACCTAAAAATGAAAACACCAAAATAAAAAAAGGAATTCGTAATCAATAGGGCGGGGGTTCAAATCCCCCCATCAGCTCCAAAAAACGGCCGTCCAAAATAAGACGGCTTTTTTATTTAAAGTTTTGATTTT containing:
- a CDS encoding helix-turn-helix transcriptional regulator: MHKEFGKKLKELREKFGLFQSDLAKEMEVAQNTISNWEKGKSEPSIEQIIKLAEIFNTTPNELQGFENPKNNISELERRLIKAGLKDKINKLTEEQFNILISLVDNFLIANDNKKN
- a CDS encoding SprT family zinc-dependent metalloprotease; protein product: MCCNEKYLNELKAFNDLFDYLNETFFESALSKPVITIQANRKPNTLGWCTGYNAWQSGEEKSPEINLSADYLDREPIDKAGTLLHEMCHLYAFQNNIKDTSRAGNYHNKRYKEIAEKHGLKVEKSSKGGFDITTLTENAKQLVKPYVNNLQTLKRISPVKIVASRSSTRKYICRSCGLSVRATKEVNIICGDCNQKMELE